A window of Etheostoma spectabile isolate EspeVRDwgs_2016 chromosome 24, UIUC_Espe_1.0, whole genome shotgun sequence genomic DNA:
AGCAGTGATCCCAGGGCCGGCTCCCAGGGCAATCTAGGACAGTGAAAATGGGAATAAATGATCATTGCATGCTGACAATTTCCTGGAATTTTGGGAAACATCCTTACTATACTCTCACAACTGTCTATTAAATATAAGGCTACAGCGAGCAGCCTGTTAGCCCTTATCTTATTATAACACCTACAGCAACAGCTAGTCTGGCTCTGTCTGAGGATACCAAAATCTACCTAAATCTACCTAACTCACTAAATAACATAGTATatcttatttgtttaaaaaagtatgataatataataacttaCCATTCTATGGGAGTTAAATATAGGATTTCTTCCTATTCCTTGGTTGCCAGGCAATTGCACCCAGCCAAGACATATCGGATTAAAGAGTAATACAAAGTGTCAATTAGTGATTTTCAGGTAGAGCCAGGCTGCTGTTTCCCcatatttagtctttgtgctaagctaagctaaccaacaCTGACTGTAGCCATATATGTTAACAGACAGAcataatttaattacattttttaattttaatctgttcattgatcccctatggggaaattacaatatacactctgtgtccacactttgttagtttcacaaacagtcctgaactacacacacacacacacacacacacacacacacacacacaccccacacacacaacacaccacacacacacacacaacacacaaacccacacacaccacaccacccacacaacacaccacacacacacacaacagagagatgtcagagtgcgtgggctgccagccgaaccaacaaatatatatatattataatatatatatatatataaataatagtaatagtagtatCTCCCCATCAAACTCTCCACCAAAAAGTGATATAACgtattttgcatatttttgtcaaacctaccctttaattaattaaaaaaaaaaaaactttaacagcTATTTATTTCTGGATAGGTCTGAACTAAACACTTCTCCCGTCtatcataaaaaaaactcttattttgtcccTTCTCAACATTGTTGTTGCTTTATATCAAcagttttaaagcttttttggaaggtttttgtcactttatttgacttttttgatgctttttccaACGTTTTGGACGTTTTCTTCTGgggttttggactttttttgtagtagtttttgtcgccttttcaacatttgttacgcttttccctttttcagtgCTTATTTCAACATcccaaatttgacccaaggacaacatgagggttaaatgaaccaagaaaagcaacaaagtgagggttcttttcttttcttcggTCCTGGACTAACGAAAACCAACCGTACGGTGGAGACGTGATGGGATCCCCGGTCTACGTCACAGGGAGGAGCGGCAGCAGCGGCAGGACGAAGGCCAGGGAGAGGAGAAGCGGCCGGTTGGACATTGCTGCTGAAGGGACGGGACGCTTCCTCCTGGGCCCATTGCAGAGCGGCGTGTTGCAGCAGGAGATGCAGACTGAGTTCAGCCTGCCGGTGCAGAACTGCTGGTAGCCAGAGGAGGCGATGAGGCAAGCCCCAGAGGAGGCACAGGACTTCCGATAATGGATTCCTGTGtggaaaaaaacccaaatttgAAGTGTGTCCACGCTGAGAAAGCACCGTTATTGGCTGGTCATCCTTTCTTTCAGATGTTAAGCATGTTGCAAACAACAGATTAATTTCCCCTGCTGTGATTGGATGGCTTAGATTGAAGAAGTAACGTATAACACACTTGTGTTTTGCAATGCTGCAGCATTTTATTGCACTACAGGGCTATGGAGCGATTGACTTCCTGTCTGCTCTCATTAAGTCATGTTTGTCAGCGTGTGGTAGCCTATATGTTACGACACTGTGTATGCTtgtatgaagaagaaaaactaatATACTGTAGTGTCCTAACTTTCTTTTATTGCACTCCGGAGCCACTGACTCCATTATCAAGTGTTGTTTCTCCATCTAATATATATTGGTACATATTGTTTCTATCACAGGCTGTGTCAGGTAATTTATCATTCAGGTGGCATTTCTATTGAAATTAAATTTTCCCGTTagacaagaaaaacattttattagatcaaattcacacacattcaatctCTGTTGGCAGGATGGTCCATTATCTGGCAATGTTATTTATTGATGAAGGAGGATAACTATGTAACTTGTGTTTGTCATACACATGTTTCTACCGGAAGTATCAGCGATCAGCTACCATGTGTGAAAAGCAGGTCTGTAGCATTGAAGATTTATGACTCAAGGACATCACACAAAGCTATGATTGCAGCCACTGAACCTGAAATCTTCAAATTACAAGATAGTGTGTCTAAGTACGAAGCCAGCTGTCTTATACCCCTCACATCACATGGGCTATGTAAAGTGTTCACCTTAAACAAAACCCTTGACCTCAAGCTCTTGCTAAACATGCACATGTTCTGAACAAAGATTAGATGTAACATCTATGACCTAACATCCAGCGAGGCCAAGATAAAAAGCATGTACCTCAAATTCTGAAACCATAAAGAAATTCTTGGTTTCAGATTGAGGTGAACAAAAAAAGCTTCTCTTTTCTAACCTTTTAgaaaatgagattttttttcatcagaaatGAGGACTTGCCCTGGCTGTAGCTAACTGGCTTATTAACTcagttctgggagtttgtttAAAATGCTTCACACGttcatatttttaaacaatattgttCCTTTTAACgctttttaaaagagaaaaaggcatTTTGGATGAGAACTAACTGATGTAAGGTTATATTTGGTAACACAACAGGAATCTGGTACCGTCTGTCATTGCAGCCGCAGACTGACTGCGATGTAGTTTAGCGTCACTTTTCTACTAtaaaataatcaccaataaagGATTCTAAACCAAAATCTACACAACGGGACATGTTCCAGAAGCAATGTTATTAaaaattggggagaaatgaACAACAACGGCAACCTAGATTACAGGTTTCCCTGAGAGTATAGCATATGTAAACCCTGCACCTGCTCAACAGGGTTGAAGTGTTGCGACCTGCGCAGTAGTCTGTAGTGTATCTGTGGTGTAGTAGTGATGCTTGTGTTGATGTTGACACATGTACCTGGTTGGATCTagcatctatttgttttaagCAGATAAACACAGTTTACTCCATTCCTTATACTTTTGCTCTTTTGCTTCTGGTTTTGGaaaggctaaaaaaacaaaattcccATTAAAGTTAAGTCTGCACCCTGCAGGCGGAAccaattttattttctgtaacaCTGTGCAAAACTAATCTAATGTGTTGTTTGCAGCCAAAGGAAAGTCTTTGACGAATGAGCCGAATAAAGTGGTCCGGTGAGATAGTGTTCACTGGGGTTTTGGAGCAACACCACGGAGATGTCTCTTATTgagcaaaaacaattgaagaTGTAGAATGGGTCATGGAAAAACTAATGCGTTACACTTTCAGATGCTTTGTCTGCAAGACTGTGCTTTCTCTACACAGTCCATCCCCGCTCATGAATCAAtgcttctctctccatctttgaaGCTGAGCAAAGAAACAGAATAACAGATACCAATGCCTATTACACTGAAAACCAAAAGAGGAATTTGCTGTAACCTGCTCGGCCTCTTCTACTGGGTCAGCAAGCCACACATATGAGGACTTAAAAGTGTTTGGAGGAAAGCAAAATGGATGGCTGGGTATCCTTGATGAGtattttctctcattttaaaatgccaacaggTGCAAACATCACGGCTGACTTCATTCGCGGTTTACGTAGGTTGCATTTGCATGACTAGACTAAATGTCACATTATaacaaaaaatctgtttctACAAGCGATATCTTTTTTGACCTGCGGATTTCCAGACAACCTTGTTTATGACTGTCTCGGCTCATCCCAGTAGAGACTTCAGAATTTATGTTAATTGCCTGCTCTGTTGTACATGAAGAAAATTGCAAGTGCTTAGCGACTTAATAATGTAGCCTACCCTATCTGAATGGCAAAGAAATAAAACGTAATGCTCAGAGGGCGTATAGCTTCCAAGGGCTGGGTGCTGCAGATACATGGGAAGCTgtgatattttttacttttggctGGCCTAGCTTGTGTCTTACATCCTAAacaatcaattttatttttgggattatttttgggcaatttaaCGCCTTCATTTGGACAGAACAGCTCAGAcctgaaaggggagagagagggggaatgaaatgcagcaaaggacAGCAGATCGGAGCCAAACCCGCGgccactgcgtcgaggagtaaacctcagtacatgggcgcccgctccaccAGGGCGAGCTAACCAGGGGCCCTCAATAATCAATCTTAAGCAACTCTGTCCTTCAAAGAATAAGAAAACCAAGACAGCCTACCTCCACCAAAGGATGCATAATGCTCCAAATGAGTATTTTAATAACAGAAAATACCTCAATCCACATCAGTCCCGAGCATTTATACAGATGCACTGTAAACTGGGTCTTACCATCGGGTTTGACCAGTACCTCCTTCTGGCACATGTCCTGTACATTGACGGTGCAGTTGACGATGTACTCCGGCGTGGAGCAGTCATTGTGCTTCATCTCCTCACACTGGTAGCACTGGATCTGAAGGGCATCTCCTGCAGCACGCAGCAGGAACAGGAGTGCAAAAAGATCCGATCATTAGTGCTATTGCAGACATAAATCCGGaagattccttttttttcctatgGATGAATATCATACATAAATAGCATACATTAATAGCCAATCACTTCTTCACAACTTAAAATAATTTGGCTTCAGCTACATCTGTTTTTTGTCAAATGCAGAATATAATTTcggaacattttggaaaatagcCATAGAATTTGAAGCATACATGTTATATGTGAACAATGTACAGCTGACAGGCTGACCTATATACTTGTACATCGTAGGTACAGTGAGTCAGCAGACGGTAAAcgtagcttagcacaaagactggaaaaagcCAACTAATGTGCTGgaaggtggattttgttacctttggacagaggcaggctagctgtttctcctGTTTCCAgcctttgtgctaagctaagcaaagctaagctaacccGCCTGCTGGCTTACTGCACACTAAGTGGTAACTGTCTcttcatctaactctcagcaagaaagcaaatagtAGGCTATTTCCCAACTAGTTCAATGTCAcctatttcctgttttccatgATTTCCTTTCGTGACAGCATACATTATGTTTGTCCTTTCAGAGTGTATTATATGTCATATTGTCATGCCATACATTTTGTGAATCCAATCTGTAGGCAATCGCTGTGTTCCTAAATCAAGCAGAGGCCTTTGTGCGAGAGGCTTTGATGGCGTTACACCTCCAAACAAGACGAATGGCACTCCATGAGAGTGCCATGTCATCTTCTCAATCTCCCCTACGCCCGTTATCAGAAGGACAGTGCCGAGGTTTTGTGACTTTACCAAGCACATGATTAAATCCTTCGCCAAGtctaattgtgttttttcagcCCTTTTTATTGGCTGTCTCATGAGTGTCAACAGAGAGGTTCTAGATTCACACATTGAagtgagaaaaactgtaaagaaCGAAAATGGCACATCAGCAAAGCAGAATTTTTACTTTAACTTCCCTTTTAACCCATGGACTTTTATAGGTGATAAAGCTCCATTTACAATACAAACCAGCAGTAAGGGACTTGATGCACTCTGCCAGTGTAGAGATTGCCCGCATGAATTCCCATCCCCTGAGGTAGTAAAAATCTGAGTGTATGACTGCTGCAGCGTCTTCACATGAACCTAATATACTGCACTCCTCGTAGCTATTGCACATTTTATCAGATGCTTTTAAAGCTGCCTGGATGGGCTTTTCTTATGCCTGAAACCTCCTCATTCATCTGACTGTAGCCGTTATATTCGGTCCTGCAGAAACATCTGCAGAAATCAAACTTTGGAACCTAAAATGGAGAAGGTGTGTCTTGTCTTTTGTGAAGACAATATGCATGCCGTGCAACACTCCTCTGAAATATGCATGACATATTTTCACAACTCATTACATCATACAGTAGGTAATGGTGAGGTTTATCCATTTCATTGAACCTCTGAATATTTTTCAGAGCTGAGAATGAGTTTTATTACATCAGTCCGTGTTAATTGGCACACTGGCATGTTATATACAGCTGCTATAGGGTCAATTAGTATTTCTAAAAGATATTGGCATCTTATGTTAGCATTCCGTTACAACTTAAAGCTCTTTCTTTCCTAAATGTACCACACAGTATTTGAGTCCCCACCGACTTATATTAGTAGCCTAATCATTGAAATGGCTCCAAACATTAATCTCAACTGACAGCCGCATCAAACGCATCTGATAAAAAGGTCCACATATAACATCACAACCCCAGCATAATTACTTTAAACAAAGCAAATGTCTGAAAGCTCCATCCATCACCTGGGAGGagattatgaaaacaaaaaaacttgtttaGGGGGGGAATATATGTCATACTCAGGCAGAAAACAGAGGATgacatgaaaataaacaaaatcattACACCTTCTGTATTCAGAATGTGCAAAACCAATATGTTCTGATTGCAATCCTGTTAACTGAAATCACTTTAGGCTCTCCGCGATAACAATATAATATGATCAAAATCAGACACAGGTGTCGGAACACCCCTGGAAATAAGAAATGGCACAAAAAGGCAATATCTACATATTCTTTTCCAATAGGCTACTTATACTGACAAGAAGAAGACCCCTcagtaaaaaaatacatcacCTAGAGTAGAGAAACCAGGTCATAATCAGGTTTAAGGGTGTTATTAGACTGAGTCTGTGTTTCTACATGTTTCCCTCTGTGCCAAAACAGCGCAGAGGAGTCCAGCAGAGCACTGCTTCTTCAGCGCGCAACACCAGCACCAAAAACGCAACATTACTGTCCTTTATTTATGTTCCTTAAGTTTCCAccaaaagtatataaagtcagcCACTACATGTTTGTATTGTATTCAGATCTGGACGCCCGATTTTACGCACAGACTTTACATACTTTACGCAAAGGAAATTATTTACCAAAAGGCAATAGTTCTGTTTTCTAAATTGAATTGGCTTAAAAATGGGAACAGTATATCCTGAATGGATGCAAAAAACTATCACTAATGTTTTGCACTATTGGCATTTACCTTCTGTTGCGCAAGGATCTAGatagaaaggaaggaaggacgttagcacacattacacatattacattgtttttgttgcataCAAGCTGGACACATGCGCTCCACACTGCGCCTCCACACGCTGACTGAAACGGGGCCGCTGTATCTCCAACTTGCGACCTACCTGCGTCGAGAAGGACTCCACATAAAGTCGCAAAAACGAGAAGACGCATTCTCTCCGAAATGACTCTCGGAGGGGAAACATCAGATCAAATGAACTTGTTTAGGTGGAGGCATGGAGGACGCACCGCCCAGACAAGGATCCGCTCATGCTCTCGCGTGGCTGGTTTGGCTGAGGTGAGAGCAAAAGCTCCGCAAAGTGTGAGGAGTCTCTTCTTCTGTCGAGCCCAACTGGAGACAGATCCACAGCGCACAAATCATAAAGCGCACCACGTGACGGGAGCTCGCAGTTGTCTTTTTCACTTCTCACTCGGTTTGTCTTCATGCGCAGATGACGGATTATAGGTTGGTATTTTTCTAGTTTTATGACATTTGAATGATATTTCTGTGCTGAAAAGTTCAGTGAATTTCTATTAACATGAGATATTCCTTTCAATATCCTCTTATATTAGATCTTCCCTGTAACATGTAGGCTACAGGTTATATTAGGACTTCAGTGTGCCAATAGCAACAGAGGGACCTTTAAAATGATCCCTAATTCTTCAAAGACTTTGGTTTGATTCTACTTTTCACTGACAAATGatacaaaataattaatcaCATAATGCCagtttttcattagttttgtaTTTCTAACATATACGGTAGGCCCTGTTTTATAATGATATATAATGTTGTTGCTCAagtatttatttagattttccATTTAATTACTCCTATATTTTTATCGTATTCCAATGATGGTCAATGACTTTAATAAGTGCCATTTAGTGTCATTTTATTAACTTTTCTCCTCCTTTGGGTTATCTAATTCTACTgctgtttgaatgtgtttttatgatCATTTATGATGATTTTTATGATTTACAACATATTGAGCCTATTACTGTATGGAGAGGCAAACAGAGAAATAAATCATCTAAGCGTGCGTAAACTAATTGCGTTTATCTATACGCACATAATTACCCATCAAGGGACTAATGGTTGTGAATCCCTCCGCGGTGTTGGAGCGACCTATCGCCGGCTCTGAGCTCCAACTCCTGCTGCCAGACTGGGAGTGGGAGCGGTGATTACACGCGATGCCCTTGGGGTGAAAGATTTCGGGTTTCCTCTAAAACCTTTATTTCCACAAAGAAAGAATACATGAATCACCTGGTGACGCACgtgaacacacacgcacgcacacacacaaacacacacacaaacacacacactcacactcacacaaacacagtgctGTAGGTCCATCTCATTATACTACTCATTATACTAGCTTGGCAcattttagacacacacacacacacacatttagagagacacacacaaacacacacacacaaatacacacaaacaccttgCAGCTCAGTTGGAAATAGGAAATAGTATCTCATATTTATTTAGGAAATAGTTACTTACATAAAATATAGCATTAAAGTCTGGTGTAACAGACAAAATTGcacacagtaataataataataataataataataataataacattaataataattaccAAAGTAACACTGCTGGTAACCATTTCTCTTTACAAAGGAACCAGGAACATTTAAGGTGAAAGGTGAAGCATGATAATCACACTACAGTCTGACAGTACAAAATGTGGGTATAAATACTGGACATCTAGAAAAATACACAAGTCCTATTCAGACTCTCTTCATACAATATTAACAGTTTCATAGAAAAATTGAAACACGCAGTCGGCTCTGTTGATTAGCACCAGCTGGTCAAATTCCAGGTAGAAATTTATCATAACGTCACCTAAAAGTTCAAATATGTCTttaaaataaagtgataaaatattTTAGTATTACCTcttattgatcaaaataaagattttgcTTTAAACAAGAACCCCTAAAGAATTCCAtcagaaaacaagacattttcaaaCAGTAGACTAAAACCTCGGTTGAATGATTGGCAAacaatttacatatttttttctctcatttgcaTATATCAATCAGCAATGCCCGTTCTGATATTAACTTATAGCGATTTTATatacaacataatatacaaccATGAATGGAAAACTGAGGTGTGGAGAGTTCGGGTACGCTACAAGAGACTATAAACTAGTTGTTTGGATTCTGGAGTTTAGCgtgaggaaataaaaaaaaaagattaccaAGTTTTTTGTGTTGGTTGACATTTTCCTGATGGCTGCAGTCTAAATAAGTAAGTCCAGTATGTTCCCTGAGCTACTGAAACGTTGGTCGTTTGCTGTATCTGTGTACCTGTCAGACACTGAGAAATCATCTTTTTAGTTAATATACCACGTGGAAACATAAGATGCTTGGCTTTAGTTGACATCATTAGACAATATGCTGCTAGAAATGAGTATTGATTGCTGAATGGTGATCGTGTTCATGTCATTTGAAGAACATTTTGCACAATTGTCTGTTTTCTTTGCCGTTATCCGCTGCAACGgctcaaaataacacaaatatgAGATAGGCAACTAGGCAACGTATTTAGcagcaaaacataaaatcttTTTTCTATCAAACAGGAATGCAATCAAAGCAAcaattttgttgcatttgtacGCCCGTGTTGCCTATCAGCGTTGCCCCAAGAAACCGCCTTGCGTATGTATCACTGCTTGAATAATCGTTCACTTTACACAAActttgtacagtatttgttacAGTGCAATGataagaagttccccagcatggggagaaaaaaatgcaatgaaacAACGTTGGGTATTGCTGTCCAGTCCACCACACCCAGAGTCAAACTATCAAAAGTCCATGGTTTGGTGTTTGGGTTTAGGTTTCATCCTCGTATCCTCAAGTGCTTTGTGTTGTATGTAGAGAGGACGGGGCTCCGTATGTTGTGGCGGGGCAGGAGTCCAGATCCAAAGGGACCAATTGCAGAACAAACCAAGTCCGattaaagtttttgttttactttttgagTTACGGCAAATACCAATGCTTAGGGTTTCCAAAAGCTTAGATGAGAATCTATCTGAAAATCCACTCAGAAGATAActcaaaaaaggaaacaaaagtgGCAAAGCTTGACACAAGATTTTAGAGGACTGGTCTGAAAACCAGGTTTGAGACTGGACTCTAGCGCTACAGCCCTGCCTTCTTACTTGTTGCCCCTACACTTCGTTGGAGCCCTGACTGGTGCAGGAGGAGAAGCTGTCGTACAGCGAGTCGCTGAGGGAGCCCACAGGATCCGCCCCAGGCTTGCTAGAGAAACTGGAGGAGGAGGGCTCGTCCGCCTTGCAGCAGTCCTCCCTGCTCTTTCCTGCGTCGGCGTGGCAGTCTACTCTGCGGCTGCCTAAGCTGGTGTCTGGGtacaggctgctgctgctggagctgctgtggTTCAGGTTGTTCAGGGACTCCAAAGAGAAGTCGAGAGAGTCGGGCTGGGCACTGACGGGCGTCTTCTCCATGGGAATCTCCTTCTGCACAGCAAAAAAGGAACATAGATCAATAGAGGGCTCCAAATATGATAATTAATGTAAAGAAGTATAATTTGCTGCATCTTGAATTGTTAGACTTGGGCAAGTCACCGAACCCCAAATTGTGTGTTAATTTGTGTGaatggcagccttggccacagtgtttgaatgtgtgtaaatggtgaATTGTTCCAGTACACTGTAGAAGGGTTTTAGgcagaaaagcgctatataaatataaacgTATGCGACACTGTTTATAGATCCCAATCTCAAATTCATGTGCACTTACTTCTGTTGCTTTGACATACACACAATGAACTCAGAGGACAAAAGTAAGTCTAACATTGCATCATGTAACTTTTCTTGTTTGCAGTGTTGTTCTGCAGAGCAATAAGACTGCTTGAGAGCATCACAGCAATCTATATTGAGATTTTAATCACGCTCAAGGACCAAATGTATGTCTTGGGGGTTTGGCAGGGGTGCATCTCTGAGCGTTTGGGCTCACCCACTCTCCttgttatattaatattgtcacatgatgtttaatttcttttgcaCAGCCTGTGGCATTCTGCTTGATGAATTGGCGCATGTATGACACCCCAATTCGTATGCCATTATTGGGGTGTTATAAGACGCATACTTGTTTTTTAGCGTGTATATCAACGCCGTTTGGGCTCCATTGACTAACATTACCTTGCAATTGCGTGTTAATTTACGCTGTAGCGAATAGTATGAAAGGGCGAAAATCTGCATAGGGATGTTGGTGGGCATGTTGGATTAGAATAGTCTGGAATATGTTACTCAGGAGAAATGGAGCGTGTAAAGCAGCTATCTGTTAGCACTGCTTTAATTAGCAGGAACGGTTTCATCCTGAATGTGCTCATGATTAGAGTGACTACATGTGCTCAAAGTTGTGACAGTTGAGAGGGTATTAGAATTGAAGAGTGTTATCTTCGCGGGCCTTATCACTAGGCCTGTCTTGTTGGCTTTTCAAGGGCACACGCCATTTGGCAACTTGGCAGCGATTAGACTCAACAACAAAAGTGCAACCATCTGCTTCTATGGTACTTGTGACATGACTATGCCACATCATTGCTACTGACCCTTGCTACAGatgagaacaaaacaaaacccaaataGCTAAAAATACTCAGTTGTTTATATCATATTTAAGTATTCTACGTGATTTCTACTGTATGTCTCAAAAGGCACTTTCGGGAGCTGATTACTGCAGCAATCAGCTACAGAACCTCAGAAGCTCTAAACTAAATTCTCTGGGTAGCTGTATTGTGCTTTAGCACTTCCAGCCTGGGAGAGCAGTTATCTACAAAGGTATTTTTGCAGAGGTAAGTACACAGAGTAATAGCTGGAAGGTCCAGGACACCTCTAGGGACGCTCCAAACCTGGACCATTCAGAATTTTGCTCCAAGGTGTAGCTCCCATCAGACCTGAATCCAAAACTACTCCTCACATAGGGTAAGCATGACCAGTGTAGACAGTGTTGCCAATAGTTCAAGAGATACAACTGGAGGAAACTaagaagacatttaaaaaatggcaCAACTTTTGGAAGAGAGGCTAGGCAAGTTGTTCAGAGATTTAAAACATCTAAATGATGTTACTTCGCCCTGGCACAGGGACAAACAATTACTGCAAAACAGCTGGGAGGAGATGGGATGGGAATTAAATGTGAGTTGGGTGGTATCGAATGAACAATCTGCAGAAACTCAAACTTTAAGCTGCCTTCTCATGGATATATTGTTTAACTATAATGCCAAAAGACACATGGAAACATGAGCTTTGATGGTTAGATTGTTTCAAAtagatgcatttattttttatatatttcgtACATTGAGTGAGCATAAATGAGCTTTTAGTGTCTTCTTCCAGGGAAAGTTGACAGTGTCAGTGGGCTCCATAGATAAGCTGCAGCCACCTTCCCATGGTTATTAAATAGtatttataaaatgaaataaaaaataaacaccctCGTATACAGTTTTCTCAGTCTGGCTTGGTTCATTTCTAGAAATTGGGCTGAGATCTACTATTCCCTAACCTGCTACCTTCCTGCAGTTTCCATAATGCTTCCTGACGAGTTTGTGTTTGCATTCCGCTGTATGTTCGGTGACATGTGTAGGTGGAGAGAGTCCAAACAATACTAATTGTTGTTTTCAGTCCTGTTCCTCACGGGCCTGAAGCCTTGTTGGTTGCCTCTCCTACCAGCTAGTTAATTGCATTCACCTGCCAACCCAGGTGTGAACTCTTCTGTGAGTGGGGGGCTGGAATGGAGCGCTCAGAGCCCAGGGGCCCAAGTATGAGAACAAGAGGAAGAaaaatatgaaggtaaatatgtgAGAGtgcgtagatgcgatgtgaaCACTTGTataatatgatttgagagcttgtagaaaaaattctgtacatgtattttttattt
This region includes:
- the LOC116673894 gene encoding ly6/PLAUR domain-containing protein 1: MRLLVFATLCGVLLDAGDALQIQCYQCEEMKHNDCSTPEYIVNCTVNVQDMCQKEVLVKPDGIHYRKSCASSGACLIASSGYQQFCTGRLNSVCISCCNTPLCNGPRRKRPVPSAAMSNRPLLLSLAFVLPLLPLLPVT